DNA from Geobacillus vulcani PSS1:
TAGATATCCCGCTGAACGCTTAGTGAACGCAACTGTCCGGTTTCGATGATCTTGACGATCGGCCGGACTGGCTCGTCCGGAGGGATAAACATCACTTCAGCCATTTCGCCGTTGGAGAGTTTAACGACGGCTCCTGTTTGTAGGCCGATGAGATCGTTCACCAGTGCGGCGACAGCTTCTGTACTCAGTTTGCCGAACTGCTCCCTTTGCATCGTTTCAATGGCCCGAAACGGCGACTGTTTGCGACGGTATAACCGTTCTGAAGTCATAGCGTGGTAGACATCAGCGACGGCGACGATCTGGCTGTAAGGGTGAATTCTTTCTGCTTTTACGCCGAGCGGGTAGCCGCTGCCGTCGTTTCGTTCATGGTGCTGCAGCACGGCAAGTTTTGCCCCATGATTTAGCGCAGGGATTTTTTGCACCATGCGGTAGCTGAAGACAGGGTGCTGCTTTACTTCATTGAACTCGGCTTCAGTGAGTGCTGACGGATTTGTCAAAATTCTCTTGCTTACTTTCGCCATGCCACAGTCTGCTAGCACACCGGCAAGGGCGATTTGGTGGCATTCCCCTTCGCTGTATCCAAGCTGCATGGCCAAAAAACCCGCAAGCAACCCGACGCTGACGGCATGATGGTGCAAATATTCGTCCTTTGTTGCGTAATGATGTAACATAAGCAACTCTCGTTTTTGGCCCGCCATTCGTTCAAAAAGCGGAATGATGACTCCTCTGATTTCACCGATATCAACCGGCAAACCAGCTTGCCACGATTGAAACCATGTTTTGTATCGTTGGACCGCCTCTAAGTAGAAGGCCATCGGCTGTTTGGCAGCCGCCACTGATGCGGAATCGGCGTTGGGAAATGGCTCGCCGTTGGCAAGCAATGGTTCAACATCCACTTCTTCAACGAGGAATTTTTCAAGTATGAGTAGCAACGGTTTCGTGATCACGGTGTTTTTCGGTATAATTGGACGTTTCGTCTTGCCGAGCACATCTTCAGCGATTACGCATCCTTCTCGGAGCTGGGAGCGTTTCACACGGACCATCGATTAGTGCCCCCTTTGCCTTTTTTCTCTGTATATTTCTATCTTAACATGATTTTGGCTGCGATGACAGGCTTTTGAAGCAGAAAAAACGACGCCCCGCGCCTATAGGCGAAGCGCCGTTTCCGTTAGGCTGAATGATCTTCTTCTTTTTCCTCGTCCCTTTCTTCCTCAGGCACTTTCGCCACCGTAGAGACGCACTCATGCCCATCTTCGCCAGATAGGCGAATGAGTTTAACGCCTTGGGCGATTCTTCCTGTCCGAGAAATATCACTGACGGCGATGCGAATGAGCACACCGCCGGTCGTGATCACCATGACGTCTTCATTGCCGACGACCGTTGTCACCGCAACAACAGGACCGTTTCTATCTGTGACGTTGCACGTTTTCAATCCTTTGCCCCCGCGGCTTTGCACGCGGTATTCCGAGGCCGGGGTGCGCTTGCCGAACCCTTTTTTCGTGACGACAAGCACATCATGATGGTCTTCTAAAATTTCCATGCCGACGACTTCATCCCCGACATCAAGCGTGATCGCTTTGACTCCAGTCGCGCTGCGGCCCATCGCCCGCACGTCGGTTTCCGGAAAACGGATGAGCATGCCGTTTTTCGTACCGATGATCAAATGCTTTTTGCCATCCGTCAGCCGGACAGAAATCAGTTCATCCCCTTCGCGCAAATGGATGGCGATAAGCCCGTTGTTGCGAATATGGGCGAACGCTGAAAGCGGGGAACGTTTAGCAATTCCTTGCTTTGTCGCAAACACGAGGTAGCGTTCATCGCTAAACTCGCTTTCAATCGGAATCATGGCGTTGATCCACTCATCTTTATCGAGCTCAAGCAAGTTGATGATCGGCAGCCCTTTGGCTGTGCGGCCGAATTCTGGGATCTCGTAGCCTTTTGCCTGATACACTTTCCCTTTATTCGTGAAAAACAGCACGGTGTCATGAGTCGACGTAATGAGCAAATGTTCGACGAAATCGTCTTCCGCTGTATGCATGCCTTGCACGCCCCGTCCGCCGCGTTTTTGGCTCCGGTACGTCGATAAAGGCAAGCGCTTGATGTAGCCTTTATGAGTAAGCGTGATGACGACATGCTCTTGTGGAATTAAATCCTCGTCATCGAACTGCTCAACGGCTCCTGAAACGATTTCCGTGCGCCGCTCATCGTTGAACCGCTCCTTAATTTCGCTCAGTTCATCGCGAATGATTTGCAGTACTTTCTCTTCGTCGGCCAATACACCTCTCAGTTCGGCGATCAGACGGACAAGGTCTTGGTATTCTTGTTCGATTTTTTCCCGCTCGAGACCCGTTAACCGTTGCAGGCGCATATCCAAAATCGCCTGCGCTTGCCGTTCACTGAGCGAGAATCGCGCCATCAGCCCTTCGCGTGCCGCCTCCGTTGTCTGTGAGCGGCGGATGAGGTCGATCACTTCATCCAAATGGTCAAGGGCGATGCGCAATCCTTCCAGAATGTGAGCACGCGCCTCGGCTTTTTTCAGTTCAAACGCCGTCCGCCGGCGGATGACGGTTTTTTGATGGTTTAAATAATGCTCCAAACACTCTTTTAAGTTCAGCACTTTCGGCTCGCCGTTTACCAAAGCGAGCATGTTGATGCCAAAGCTCGTTTGCAATGCCGTATGTTTGTACAAATTGTTCAACACAACTTTCGCATTGGCATCGCGCCGCACTTCGATAACGATGCGCATGCCGCTCCGATCCGACTCGTCGCGCAAGTCGGTGATGCCGTCAATTTTTTTCTCGCGCACAAGTTCGGCGATCCGCTCGATCAGTTTCGCCTTGTTTACTTGGTAAGGGAGCTCGCTCACAATGATCGTTTCCTTGCCGTTTGGCTGTTGCTCAATTTCAGCCTTGGCGCGCAATGTAATCGAGCCGCGCCCCGTTTCATACGCCTTGCGGATGCCGCTGCGGCCGATGATTTGCCCAGCGGTTGGAAAGTCAGGTCCTGGGATGTATTCCATCAAATCGGCAACCGTCATCTCCGGATTTTGGCTTAATGCCAACAAGGCGTCGATCACTTCGCCAAGCTGGTGCGGCGGAATGTTCGTCGCCATTCCGACAGCGATGCCGGATGAACCGTTGACAAGCAAATTGGGAAACCGGGACGGCAACACGACCGGTTCTTTCTCCGAACCGTCATAGTTGTCTTGATAATCGATCGTGTCTTTGTTGATATCGCGCAAAAGCTCCGTGGCAATTTTTGACATGCGCGCTTCCGTGTAGCGCATCGCTGCTGCCGCGTCGCCATCGATCGATCCGAAGTTCCCATGGCCGTCAACAAGCATGTAGCGGTAGTTGAAATCTTGCGCCATGCGCACCATCGTGTCATACACGGCGGCATCCCCATGCGGATGGTATTTCCCGATCACTTCGCCGACGATGCGAGCCGACTTTTTATACGGTTTATCGGCAGTCATGCCGAGGTCGTGCATGGCATATAAAATGCGGCGATGCACCGGCTTCAGCCCGTCGCGCACGTCCGGCAGGGCGCGCGAAACGATGACGCTCATCGCATAGTCAAGAAACGAAGAACGCATTTCCTGGCTGATGTTCACTTCGCGGATGCGCGGTTGTTCGTGTTCTGCCATTCATTCAAACCTCCCTTTAAAACCTCCTCCAGTCCGGCCCGCCCGGCCAGGCAGACGCGGACGGACGGCGGGCGCCGCTTCGCTCGCGCGCCGGGTGTCCCCGTCGGCAAGGTGAAGCGAGGAGGACGGCTGCTTCCCTCTCTTTTTAGCCTAAATGTCCAAGTTTTTCACATAACGGGCATTTTCTTCGATGAACTGGCGGCGCGGCTCGACCTTATCGCCCATTAAAATTTCAAACGTTTCATCTGCGTCAATGGCGTCTTGCAAGCTCACTTGCAACAGCGTTCTCGTTTCCGGATTCATCGTCGTTTCCCAAAGTTGCTCCGGATTCATTTCGCCCAATCCTTTATAGCGTTGAATCGTCGGTTTTGGCT
Protein-coding regions in this window:
- a CDS encoding HD-GYP domain-containing protein, producing the protein MVRVKRSQLREGCVIAEDVLGKTKRPIIPKNTVITKPLLLILEKFLVEEVDVEPLLANGEPFPNADSASVAAAKQPMAFYLEAVQRYKTWFQSWQAGLPVDIGEIRGVIIPLFERMAGQKRELLMLHHYATKDEYLHHHAVSVGLLAGFLAMQLGYSEGECHQIALAGVLADCGMAKVSKRILTNPSALTEAEFNEVKQHPVFSYRMVQKIPALNHGAKLAVLQHHERNDGSGYPLGVKAERIHPYSQIVAVADVYHAMTSERLYRRKQSPFRAIETMQREQFGKLSTEAVAALVNDLIGLQTGAVVKLSNGEMAEVMFIPPDEPVRPIVKIIETGQLRSLSVQRDIYIEEMVQG
- the gyrA gene encoding DNA gyrase subunit A — its product is MAEHEQPRIREVNISQEMRSSFLDYAMSVIVSRALPDVRDGLKPVHRRILYAMHDLGMTADKPYKKSARIVGEVIGKYHPHGDAAVYDTMVRMAQDFNYRYMLVDGHGNFGSIDGDAAAAMRYTEARMSKIATELLRDINKDTIDYQDNYDGSEKEPVVLPSRFPNLLVNGSSGIAVGMATNIPPHQLGEVIDALLALSQNPEMTVADLMEYIPGPDFPTAGQIIGRSGIRKAYETGRGSITLRAKAEIEQQPNGKETIIVSELPYQVNKAKLIERIAELVREKKIDGITDLRDESDRSGMRIVIEVRRDANAKVVLNNLYKHTALQTSFGINMLALVNGEPKVLNLKECLEHYLNHQKTVIRRRTAFELKKAEARAHILEGLRIALDHLDEVIDLIRRSQTTEAAREGLMARFSLSERQAQAILDMRLQRLTGLEREKIEQEYQDLVRLIAELRGVLADEEKVLQIIRDELSEIKERFNDERRTEIVSGAVEQFDDEDLIPQEHVVITLTHKGYIKRLPLSTYRSQKRGGRGVQGMHTAEDDFVEHLLITSTHDTVLFFTNKGKVYQAKGYEIPEFGRTAKGLPIINLLELDKDEWINAMIPIESEFSDERYLVFATKQGIAKRSPLSAFAHIRNNGLIAIHLREGDELISVRLTDGKKHLIIGTKNGMLIRFPETDVRAMGRSATGVKAITLDVGDEVVGMEILEDHHDVLVVTKKGFGKRTPASEYRVQSRGGKGLKTCNVTDRNGPVVAVTTVVGNEDVMVITTGGVLIRIAVSDISRTGRIAQGVKLIRLSGEDGHECVSTVAKVPEEERDEEKEEDHSA